The Limnospira fusiformis SAG 85.79 genomic interval AAAGGACAAGTCTAAAGATGGAATGCCCATATAAACGGAACGTTTTAACCCCTTTTAGGCTCTGATAATCTGGTCGAGAAAGTCAGTAGTGAAAGTGTAAGCGCAAGCCTATTAGGGGGTGAGATGTGACCAGAAGCCAACGCCCTATTGTAATGGTAGGGATATGCTGACGGGTCACGGTTTGATTGCAAGGATAGAGCCGAGTAGGAGTCAATATGACGAAATCGAGAGAAAGTGAGGGATTCGGTAAACCGAGACCCACCAAGACTACGAATGTATGGAGAAGTGTCAATTGGGCTAAGGTTCAACGGTACGTCTTTAAGCTCCAAAAGAGGATATTCCAAGCAGCTAAATCGGGACAGGACGCAAAGGCAAAAAGGTTGCAACGTCTATTGGTGAAATCATACTATGCCAGGCTCTTAGCAGTGCGACGAGTGACCCAAGATAACCAAGGCAAGAAAACGGCTGGAGTTGATGGAATGAGAGCAATCTCACCAAGACAAAGGTTTAAACTTGTTGAGAACATTAAAGGAAATCTCAAAGTAAAACCACTGCGACGGGTGTGGATTCCAAAACCTGGTAGGGATGAAAAACGCCCCCTGGGAATACCCACAATCCAAGACAGAGCGAGACAAGCCTTGGTTAAGTCGGCACTTGAGCCCGAATGGGAGTCAAGATTTGAAGGCACGAGCTACGGGTTTAGACCAGGAAGGTCAGCCCACGACGCAATTGGTAGAATCTATGCTGCCATAAAGTTAGGACAATACTATGTTCTCGATGCTGATATAGCGAAATGTTTTGACCGAATAAACCATGATTACCTACTGTCCAAAATTCATTGTCCAAGCAGCCTGAAAAGAGACCTAAAACAATGGCTCAAAGCAGGTGTGCTAGATAACGGTGTATTTGAGGATACAGAAGCAGGGACACCCCAAGGAGGGGTTATAAGTCCACTCCTAGCCAACATCGCACTGGATGGAATAGCTAGGTTAATTGAAACAATGTATCCCAAGAAAAAGAACAGGGTACAAGCCTCTGTGATAAGATACGCCGATGATTTCGTGGTACTATCCCCATCACTCGAAATCATTGAACAGTGCAAAACTGCAATTTCCAAATGGCTTGAGCCTGTTGGACTAGAAATTAAACCCGAAAAGACCCGAATCTGCCACACGCTCAAACCAATTGAGTATGAGGGAAAAACAGAAGAGCCTGGGTTCGACTTTCTGGGATTCAACATCAGGCAATATACAGTAGGAAAATACAAATCTGGGAAAACAGGTGGGACAGCAAGTCGAGTAATCGGTCATAAAACCCACATCAAACCCAGTAAGAAAGCAGTTAAAGCTCATACAGAAGTGATAAAAGGTGTAATTAAACAACTCAAAACAGCACCTCAATCAGCCCTGATTAACAGACTAAACCCGATAATCCGGGGATGGTCAAATTATTACTCAGGGGTCGTTTCAACAAAAACCTTCATTAAACTAGACCATAAAATCTGGTTAATGATACGAGCATGGACAGAATCAAGATGCGGAGAGGCAAGTTACGAAAAGCTAAAAAACTACTTCCACAAAGGAACGGTTAAACTTAGCAATGGGAAAGAAAGACATGAATCCTGGTTATTCATGACCAAAGAGGGATTCCAGCTATGGAAACACAACTGGACTCCGATTGTCAGACATACCCTAATACGCCCTGACGCAACACCATACGACGGAAATTGGACTTACTGGGCAACCAGGAAAGGACAAGCAATCGAAACGCCAAATAGGGTAGCAAAACTACTTAAAAAGCAAAAAGGCAAGTGTACCTGGTGTGGGCAATACTTTACCCCATCAGATATAATAGTTGAAGTTGACCACATTGTACCTCGAAGCCAAGGCGGAAAGGATGAATACAAGAACCTTCAACTATTACACCGCCACTGTCACGATGATAAAACGGCGTTAGACAACGCCAATGCTGTATCCTTAACAATGGAACAGTCAGACTAGGAGCCGTGTGAGGTGAAAGTCTCAAGCACGGTTTTGAATGGGAGGGGGTAGAGGCGACTCTACTCTCGACCCCTAATTTCTGGGAATCAAGTGCCAGCCAAAATTGGACTCCCCCCTGAACCCAGGGGAAAGATTGACCCCGACAGTGACAGTTACCCAAATGTCATATTGATACCAAACTGCCACTATCCAATAGGTCATAATTAAATGGAAGCCCAATTTTTTTGCCGATCATGTCACAACTACCAGTAAAGTTTTAAAGACCGTGCCAGTAAGCAGTCGCTAATCTTCAGATCGAGAGTCATCAATGATCACTTCTAACTTAAATTGGACGAACTTAGCCAAAAGCAAAAGCCTAATGGCTGAACGCAACCATGATCCCAAAGCGATCGCGATTTGGGCCTGTGGGATTGAAATGATTTATCAATCTGGACGGCAAAGTTTTAAAGTCCTCAAAGGCATTGACCTGCAAGTTCGCTCTGGGGACATACAACTTTTGATGGGACCAAGTGGGTCTGGTAAAACCACATTACTCTCAATTTTAGCCGGACTTCTCACCCCCACAGCCGGGCGAGTCATGTTGTTAGACGAAAATATTACCCAAATGTCTCGCCAACAGTTGGCACAGTTTCGGCTAAGGAATATTGGCTTTATTTTTCAGGGGTTTAACTTGTTTCCAGCACTCACGGCCGCGGAAAATGTGGAAGTTGCCCTAAATATCAAAGGCATTCGTGGACGGAGAGCGCGTCAGGAAGCCCAAATACGGCTCGATCAAGTGGGTTTGGCTGATAAGAAGCATTTGCGACCCCGTGACCTTTCTGGGGGGCAAAAACAGCGGGTAGCGATCGCTCGCGCGTTGGCGGGAAGTCCTAAACTGATTATGGCTGATGAACCTACAGCAGCCTTAGACTCTAGCAGCGGTCACGCGGTTATTGATGTCTTGCGGAAGTTGGCTAAGGAAGACGGCGCGACGGTGTTAATGGTGACTCACGACCCCCGCATCATTGATGTGGCCGATCGCATTCTACATCTCGAAGATGGCAAAATTCAGCACTAACCATGGATAGCCAGTTACCAGTTAACTTTAACGCAGTTGCTGCCGCCTCCGCACGTCTCCAGGGCTACATTAAGCCCACCCCAGTGGTTACATCTACCACCGTGAATCGACTAACTGGGGGGACGGTTTTTTTTAAGTGCGAGAATTTCCAACGTACCGGATCATTTAAGTTTCGTGGTGCTTTCAATGCCCTATCTTTGCTAGATCCGAAACGGCAACAGGGCGTGTTTACCTATTCCTCCGGCAATCACGCCCAAGCGATCGCACAAGCCGGGTCAATTCTAGGAATCAACACCACTATCATTATGCCAGACAATGCCCCCGCTGTCAAGCGATCGGCTACAGCCAATTATGGCGCGGAAATTGTCCTGTATAATCCCTCGGAAGTAGTGCGAGAAAAATATTGTCAACAACTAGCCGAGGAAAGAAATGCTACCATTATTCCCCCCTATAATCATCCCGATATTATCGCCGGACAGGGAACTACAGCATTAGAGTTAATTGAGGATGTAGGAGAATTGGATTTATTGTTAGTTTGTTGTGGCGGCGGTGGCTTGCTTTCCGGTTGTGCGATCGCTACTCGCCAACTTTCTCCGGCTTGTCAAATTATCGGCGTTGAACCCGCTTTAGCAGACGATGCTACCCGGTCATTTAAGACTAAAATTCTCCAGACTATTCACAACCCCCAAACTATTGCTGATGGCGCGAGAACACCTTATTTGGGAAGTCTCACCTTTCCGATTATCCTAGAGACTGTTGATGATATGGTAACGGTTTCCGAAACTCAAATTATTGAGGCGATGCGGTTTTTATGGGAAAGGTTAAAATTGGTGGTAGAACCCACCGGAGCATTAGCCACAGCCGCTTTACTTTCGGGAATTGTCCCCGCTGCTAATCGTCGTGTTGGGGTGATTATTAGTGGCGGTAATGTGGATTTAAAAGAGGCGATCGCTTTATTTCAATAATTGGGTAGGTTAAAATCAGGATCGCTTTTTAATAAACCTTCAAACTGAGCAGCCGTCAGGGGGGGACTGAAAATATAACCCTGAATTTCATCACATAAATTGTCATAAATAAACGCCAGTTCTTCTTCCGTTTGTACCCCTTCCGCCACCACCTTTAAGTTAAGTTGTTTGGTCATCATAGTAACCGCCTTCACAATAGCTTGAGTTTTCGGATTTTTATCAACATCCTTCACAAAGCAACGGTCTAGTTTCAAAGTATCAAAACGAAACTTATTTAAATAGTTAAGAGAAGAGTAACCCGTCCCAAAATCATCAATGGCAATTTTTAAACCCAGAGAATTTAATTCCTTTAACTTCCGGATAGATAACTCCTCATTTTTCACCAAGATACTTTCGGTTAACTCTAGTTCCAAATAAGCCGGATCTACCCCTTCACTTTGTAAAATTTCCCTTAAATGGTGGCAAAAATCAGGATGATTAAACTGATCAGCTGAAACATTAATCGCTACCGGAATTAACAGGCCTAAATTTGCCCAATTTTTGATTTGATTACAAGCCGTTTTAACTACCCATTCTCCAAGAGCTTGAATTAAACCTGTTTCTTCAGCCAAAGGAATAAATAACGCCGGTGGGACTAGACCATTATTGCGCCTATTCCACCTCAGCAAAGCCTCAGCACCCACAATTTTACCAGTTTTTAAGCAGACTTTTGGCTGATAATAAAGTTGTAACTCATTCCTGGCGATCGCTTTTTGCAAATCCGCTTCTAAAGCCAGACTATCCGCTGAGATCACCTGTAAACTATCTCGATATACTGTACAGCGGTTTCCTCCATAACTGCGACTCGAATTTAAAGCAATTTGACTATTTTTTAACAGCGAATCAATCTCCTGACCATGAAGAGGATACAGAGCAATTCCCATACTAGACATAATCACAATTTCATGACCCCTAATTAATAAGGGTTCAGCCACAGCATCCCTGAGTAGTTGGGCTTGCTCATGGACTTGATTTTCCGAGCCAGTGAACTCACCAATAATCGCAAACTCTCCACTGGTCAAATAAGCTACAGTCCCCTGATTATCCATAGCTTTAACCAGTCTTTCTCCCACCGCTTTAAGTAGTGCTTCCGCCGACTCATAACCAAGGATGTCATTAATCCGCTTAAATCTATCTACACTCAAACAGACAATGGGAATTAATCCCGAATCGTAACTTGGTAAATTCTCTAAAATTTGTTCAAAGCGATCGCGCAAAGCCAAACGATTCGGTAAATTAGTGATTCCGTCCCAGTCCAACAGTTGATTCAGTGGTGATTCTGTAGATACAATTTGACTCTGATTATTTTGATAATACCGTTGCATATTGGAATATTTTTCTAAACGCACGGTAATTGATCGCATTAGCTCCGCTGCTGAACAGGGTTTAGTAATATAATCATCAGCACCCAACTCCATAGCCTTGCGGGTATTCATGCGATCGGCTAAAGCCGTCATAAAAATAAACGGAATAATTGCCGTTTTCGGGTTCTGTCGAAGCTGTGCGAGAACCCCATAACCATCAAGTATCGGCATCATCACATCACACAAAATCAGATCAGGTTGCTCCTGTTCAGCCAGTTTAACACCCCGCAGACCATCGGTAGCTTCCAACACTTGGAAATTCTCAAATGTTAGCAGTTCCACCAAGTTCTCTCTGACCAATCTTTCATCTTCAATAATCAGAATTTTTTTCATTCCTCTAATTTAGATGGCAAGATAACTGTACAAGTTGTTCCTATTCCTTCTTCACTTTCCACCCGAATTTCACCAAGCTGTAAATCTACCGCTTTTTTCACCAAAGGCAACCCCAGTCCTGTTCCTGATATATTCCCCACATTGCTACCACGGTGAAACGGCTCAAATAGGTGTTTGAGATCCAACTTAGGAATGCCAATACCTGAGTCCTTAATCATCAAGATAACCCGATCATCCTCACAAGTCAAGTCTATTTTAATATCCCCCCCCGCCTGGGAATACTTAATCGCGTTAGAAATCAGGTTAGTTAGTATTTGTGAGATTAAATACTCATCAAGTCTGGTATCCGGGAAACTGCTAGGACAGGTAAAAATTAAATTGTGTTTATCCGTGGTTAGTTGAATTTCCGCAATTAAGTTAGCGCAAAACTCTTTCAGATTCACCACCACGGGATGGGGGATTAACTTGCCAGATTCCGCTTTTTCAATGATGAGAATATCATTTAAAAGTTCTGTCATTTGCTGGATTCCTACCCTGATTCTCTGAAAATGGGTGCGTTTTTTGTCATCGGAAATTCTCTGACTATAACTTTCTAATAATCCAGCCGAGAAAGAAATAGTAGTTAAGGGAGTCCTTAACTCATGGGAAATTGTCGTAATTAAACGAGTTTTTAGGTCTTGAAATTCTGCCTGTATTTGGTCTATTTGTGCTTGGGTCTCATCCCGCCAATCATCATTGTCACTTTGCAGAATATCAAGCTGTTCTTGGAGTTGATAAACTGATTGATATAATATGGGATTGTTCAGAATTTGTAAAAGTCGGTAACTCGAAATTAATCCCAATAAATGATTTTCGTCATTAACTACGACACAAAAATCAGTTTTAGCATTATTAAATAATGAAATTAGGCTAGAGATATTCGGCAAATGTGACTTTTTGAAGACCAGTGGTAATTCCTTCATTACTTCTGCCACTTTAGTCTCATTTAGATCTATTTTTTTCGACACGACATCGACTACCTCCTTGGCGCTGAATGAACCAATCGGGGTACTGTCATTGACAACCAAAACAACTTGTGCGTCCAACTCCTTCATTAGAGCGATCGCATCAATTATTTTAGTCTCCGGTCCAACAATAATAGGTGAAGTATCTATAATAATTTTCTCTGATGATAAGAGTGCTAAGTGAAACTGAACCCACTAGCCATCAAAGCCAGGGTTTTCCGAGTTCAACAACTCCCCCTCACTGAAAGGGTTTACCATATTCAGTTATCGGGAACCCGTTGACCCCAATTGGCAATTGTGCTAGACCCTGGGAATACCCTGATAGCTCAAGGGATTCCTGCACTACAACATTCTAGCACAATGAAAATAAGATCTTACTTCTGCGATCGCCCCTCTCGTCTTAGAGTCCACCACCAAAAAAGCCTAATTTCCTTAGAAACCAGGCTTTCAATGATTAGTTTGAGTTAGGAAGACTACCACTTTAACAAGTTAAACTCTTCCATATCGACCGTATCACGGTTACGATAAATTGTCAAGACGATCGCCAAACCGACCGCCGCCTCCGCCGCCGCCACGGTAATGACAAACACCGCAAAAACTTGACCCTTAATACTCCCAGAGTCCAAATAGTTAGAAAACCCCATCAAATTGAGGTTAACAGCATTAAGCAGTAACTCAATAGACATGAGAACCCGGACCGCATTACGGCTAGTAATCAATCCATAGATACCAATACAAAACAAAGCCGCCGCGACCAATAGAAAATATTGAAGTTGCAATTCCATAAACAATTTTTAAGATTTCCAAGTGTCTGTGTAATGCCATCGGGATCACCACAGCGAAGGCCTAACCCAGGGTTAAATAGCCTCGCTGTAGATTAACCGATCGCTACTCTAGCCATTATTCGGAGGAATCCTCAGAGCTACCAGAAACGGAGACCAGTTCCCGGGGGCGCTCGGTGAGCATTAAAAGAGGTGTAGTTGTAGTTGGCGCGTTAGAAGCATCGGGGAGAAAATCCCGACGAGCGAGAACAATAGCTCCCACCATAGCCATTAGCAAGAACACAGAAGCTAACTCAAAGGGTAGCAAAAAGTCAGTAAAGAAATGTTCACCAATAGCGATCGCCGAACTTTCAATGGTCACCACTGTAGTCGTAACCGACCATGGCGTTGATAACACCATAGTAGACAACAGAGCAAATAAGCCCACACAGACCACAGCCGTAGCAATTTGGCGCAGCCCAGCATTAGGTAAAACCCGAAAATCCTGTTGTTTGTTAACCAACATGATCCCAAACAGGATCAAGACATTAACAGAACCGACATAAATCAAAACTTGAGCCGCAGCCACAAAATCCGCATTGAGTAGGAGATATAATCCAGCCATGCTCATAAACACGCCTCCCAGCAAAAATGCCGAGTAAACGATATTTTTGAGCAAAACCACACCCAAAGCGGAGCCAATCATCATGATGGTTAGCAGGCCAAAGGAAACGACCTGAACCCCTTCTGCTAAATTCACGGGCATATCCTAGAGTTATCAAAGTTTGGGTAATGGAGACATTACCCCTGCCAAAGTTATTAAAATCAGGCTTTTTCTGCCTTAGCTTGGGATTCCCCATCCCGTTGTTGTTCCATCTTATCGAGAATTTCCTCTGGACGCAAACCAGAACGACGGGAATTTGGGGGAAGATCGTGGGGGTCCATAACTCCCTTGGGTAAATAGGCAAGTTCCCGCAGGGGAGTCACCATCGGATCATCAGTCACCTTGTAGGGTAACCGTCCCAGTGCCACACTATCATAGTTCAACTCATGGCGATCGTAAGCCGCCAGTTCGTATTCTTCCGTCATTGACAGACAATTAGTCGGACAATATTCGACACAATTACCGCAGAAGATGCAAACGCCAAAATCGATGCTGTAGTGTTTGAGTTTCTTTTTCTTAGTTTCCCGGTTAAATTCCCAGTCTACGACGGGGAGGTTAATGGGGCATACCCTGACGCAGACCTCGCAGGAGATGCACTTATCAAACTCAAAGTGAATGCGACCCCGGAACCTTTCGGAAGGAATCAGTTTTTCATAGGGGTATTGAACAGTAATGGGTCGCCGCTTCATGTGGTCAAAGGTGACAGATAGACCCTGACCGATATATTTAGCGGCTTGAATGGTTTCCTTGGCGTAGTCGCCAACTTGGTTAAGAAACTTGAGCATAGTGTTTTCGGAGTGTCTTAGCTTGGGTTAACTTAAGTTTAGGGATTAGCCCCCTTTAATATTTATCCCCCAAAAGCTATGGGAAATGCTAGTTTTAAGGCGGCTGTTAGCAAAAGATTTACCAAAGCCACGGGGAGTAAGAATTTCCAACCCAGGTTAAGCAGTTGGTCAATACGAACCCTAGGGACGGTCCACCGGATCAGAATAGCAGTAAATACCAGTAGATAGGCTTTCAGGATAGTCATGGTAATGCCGAGACTGGCGGTTAGCACCTGTAACCAAGGGGTGGTTTCACTCACGCCCAAAAGTCCTGCGATCGCCACGACGGGAATCGGAAAATTCCAACCCCCAAGGTACAAAACTGATACCAACAGGGCAGATAGTACCAGGTTGACATAGGAAGCCAGGTAATACAGAGCAAATTTCATCCCGGAATATTCCGTCTGATATCCAGCGATCAACTCTTCCTCAGCTTCTGGTAAATCAAAAGGTAATCTTTCACACTCAGCCAAAGCGGCAATACAGAAAATCGCAAAACCCACAGGTTGTCGCCAGACGTTCCAACCCAGGATGCCATAGCCGGACTGTTGTTGCACAATATCAAGGGTACTGAGGCTATTAGACATCATCACCACGGCCAACACGGCTAGGGCGAGGGGAATTTCGTAACTGATGGACTGAGCGGCGGCCCGTAGCCCTCCCAGTAGGGAGTATTTATTATTGGAAGCGTAGCCGGACATCAGTAGACCAATAGGCTGAATACTCGATAGGGCGATCCACAAAAATATTGCTGTCCCCAGATTAGCGATCGCCAAATTTTGTCCAAACGGCACAATCAGGTAAGACAAAAACACCGGAATCGACACAATAATCGGGCCGAGAGTAAATAATAGCGGATCTGCCTTAAACGGGACAATATCTTCCTTTAGCAAAAGTTTCAGGCCATCTGCCAGGGGAGCCAAACTCCCCATCGGGCCAATATATTCGGGTCCGATACGTTGTTGAGCGGCGGCGGATATTTTTCGTTCCAACCAAACCGATCCTAATACTCCTACGGTAGCACCAACTAGCATTAATCCCATGGGAAATGGCATCCACAGAATTTTAGCCACCCCTGTTGGTATACCCAAATCTAGGAGGACTTGAATGAAACTTCCTTGTATATCAATTCCTGGATTCATATATTATTCGCATTCAAAACGGCTGCAATTCCCCTGATCAGTATAACCGCTGGAGGGACTCAAATCTTCACGAGCGGGGGAAATTTTCACCGCCGGGGGAATTTCTGCCCCCAAAAAAAGGAAATGGGGGGGGCTATTGCCCTTTCCCCCAATCCCAATCTGTAGTGGTTCAATACCTATTTAATCACTGGACCTTGCAGGTCGATCGCACAGTTGCGGTCATGAATGGGGATATAAGTTTCCGCATGATTTCCCGTGTAGATCTGGGTGGGTCGATAAATGCGGTTCTTGACCAATTGTTCTTTCCAGTGCGCTAACCATCCAGCTACCCGAGCGATCGCAAAAATCGGAGTAAACAAGTCCGAGGGAATACCCAATTTCCGGTACACCAAACCAGAATAGAAGTCCACATTGGCATAAATACCCTTATGTCCCAACCGTTCCTGAACCACCTTTTCTAATTCCACCGCCACTTCATAGTATTGGTCGGAACCAAACTTCTCAAACAGTTGCTCTGCCAAATTCTGAAGAATAGTTGCCCTCGGGTCTTTGACTTTATACACCCGATGACCAAAGCCCATAATTTTGGCTTTTTTCTCCATCAAGCTATCTAGGTAGGGCCGGACATTTTCCACAGAACCAATTTCTTCGAGCATTTCCAGAACTTCCTCGTTAGCACCCCCGTGCAGTGGACCTGCTAAAGTTCCCACCGCCGACGCGATCACCGCATAGGGGTCAGTTAACGTCGAAGCTGTCACCATTGCCGAAAATGTCGAAGCGTTGATGGTGTGTTCTGCATGGAGAGTTAAGCACACATCAAAAACACGAGCTGCTAACGGGTCCGGTTCCATTTCACTCAGCATATATAGGAAGTTGGCGGAGTAGTCCAAATCGTCCCTGGGTTGTACCGGATCATTCCCTTTCCGCATCAGTTTAAAAGCTGCTACCATCGTCGGAATTTTCGCCAGCAGTCGCACTACCGCTTGGCGAATGTACTCGGGATTATCTAAGGCGCGACGGGAGTAGAACAGCCCTAAAGCAGCCGCTGAGGTTTGCAGAGCATCCATGGGGTGACCGGTTTCGGGAAAGCATTTCATCATGTCCCGAATCCGATATTTAATCCGACGGTGATAGCGGATTTCATGCTCAAAATCTGCGAGTTCGTCTTTCGTTGGCAGTTTTCCCCAGATCAACAAATAGGCAGTTTCCAAAAATGTGCTTTGTTCAGCCAACTGCTCGATGCTGATCCCTCGGTATTCCAGGAGTCCTTTTTGTCCATCAACGTAGCTGATGCTTGACAGCGTAGCGGGAACGCCCTCTAAACCGGGCTTAAACTCACTCGTTGTAGTCATAGGAGCTTTTCTATATGTGTAGAATGTACAGGTATTACATTACCAGACACATTGAAACAAACGCCATTTTAAAATAATTAATTAACAAATGGCTGTTAATAAAAGTTAACGTTCATTTAGTCCCAACAAAAATTTAGGAGCTGTCAACCAAAACAGACGGGAATTCCCTTGTATCATACCCTGTTTGGGAATTTTGATTCCAATTATACCAGCTTTTTTCACGATTAAAACATCTGCAGATTTTTGCCAGATTAGATATTCTGCCCAATTGCCTAAATCCGGTTGGTGTCCGACTAGCGCCCAATCCTTATCCCTAGTTTTGTCATGGTTTCCGTACCAATCTAACCATTGTTGAATGTCACCATCAGGGGCTAGGGCTGGCAAGATTTCTAACCGGGAACTCAGTCCGGTTGATTGGAGAATTTCGGCGGTTTGTCTGGCGCGCACAAGAGGACTGGAAAGTATACAATGAAACTGAATTTTGAGCTGTTTCAGTGTAAGGGCTACTTGACGGGTTTTGCGATCGCCTTCTGGGGTGAGGGGACGTTGTTCGTCCTTTTGGTAAGTACCGCGATCGGCGGCGATTCCATGACGAATTAAATATAAGTTACTCATCTCAAAATTCCCGAATTGATTGCTAAAGATACATTGAACGTGGAAAAATCTGGCTATGGCCCAAAATTTCCGGGTATGCGACAATCTTCCAGAGGGCGGGTTAATTAATCTTGTCGCCCCCTCTTCCTTCTGTAATTAACGGGGGGTATCAGAGGGCGGGTTAATTAATCTTGTCGCCCCCTCTTCCTTCTGTAATTAACGGGGGGTACAGCCTGTTCAGAAATCATCTGATCACTTCTCAAAGTCCCTCTCCCTCTCTGGGATCCAGATTTAGGGTGAGGGCAATGTATTAAGCGACTGGTGAACAAGCTGTATCAGAGGGCGGGTTAATTAATCTTGTCGCCCCCTTCTGTAATTAACGGGGGGTATCAGAGGGCGGGTTAATTAATCTTGTCGCCCCCTTCTGTAATTAACGGGGGGTATCAGAGGGCGGGTTAATTAATCTTGTCGCCCCCTTCTGTAATTAACGGGGGGTATCAGAGGGCGGGTTAATTAATCTTGTCGCCCCCTTCTGTAATTAACAGTAGAACCCGCCCCTACATTTATTATTGGTATTATTGGGGTAGCTGGAGTATTTAGCCGCCGTGGGAAGATCTGGCTGGCCATTTTCCCAACTGTCGGTCACAAGACCTCCCCTATACAAAAACCCCTGGGTATCATTGTATCCAGGGGCTTCACAAGCCAATCATATATTTTTGCCATTCTTGGTTCATGCCACTTTTGAGGTGTCGAGTCACCTCAAAATAAAGGCTGCTGTAAGGCTTTCGGGGGGGATGTCTCAAAGGCATTCCGGCTTCCTTCGGGGTGCGACAGCCCTTTTTGACATTACAGCGCATACAAGCGGTTACCAGATTTTCCCAAGTATCACCCCCTTGGCGCGATCGCGGAATCACATGATCAACAGTCAATTCATCCCCCTTATAGCCACAGTATTGACAAGAGTGGCAATCGCGCTGCAAGATATTCCTTCGGGTTAATGGAATTTCTTTATAGGGGACTCGGACATAATGACGTAATCGGATCACAGTTGGGAGGGGAAAATCTGGTAGCAGATACTTACCATTATGCTCAACTTGTTCCGCCTTTTCCTTCAACAATAAGACCACCGCCCGCCGCCAAGTCGTGATATTGAGCGGTTCATAGGAGGCATTCAACACCAGAACATTGCCCATACTAATAAATTGCTGCGATGTAATGATTTTGACCCGATATTATCATATATTTAAATTTTTGGCCTGGGTCGGGAAATCCCCAGACGATATTGGTATCTAATTGGTATCTGTGTATTTTAACTTTCGCGCTAAGGAATGATAATGGTTAGCAGGAAATCTGAGCCACTAGCCCAGGACGATCGCACCTATACCTATGAGGGTGAATGTGAACATCGTGCTTGGGTAGAAGTAGACCGCTGGGCGATCGCCAATAACGTCAAACAGATCCGCCACCTACTATCCCCGGAAACTAGGTTGATGGCTGTAATTAAAGCAGATGCCTATGGTCATGGGGCGGTGAGTGTGGCTAAAATTGTGTCTGAAATTGGGGTTGACGATTTCGCGGTGGCTACCATTCCCGAAGGTATTGAATTGCGGCGCTTAGGTATTCAACAGCCTATTTTAGTGCTGGGGGCTGTTCATACTTCTGATGAGATCAAGGCGATCGCCCATTGGGGACTACAACCCACTTTATGCACGCCGACTCAAGCCCTACTTTTCTCGGAAACTCTCCAATCAATTAAGCGATCGCTACCCGTTCAACTTAATATA includes:
- a CDS encoding HNH endonuclease, whose translation is MGNVLVLNASYEPLNITTWRRAVVLLLKEKAEQVEHNGKYLLPDFPLPTVIRLRHYVRVPYKEIPLTRRNILQRDCHSCQYCGYKGDELTVDHVIPRSRQGGDTWENLVTACMRCNVKKGCRTPKEAGMPLRHPPRKPYSSLYFEVTRHLKSGMNQEWQKYMIGL